aAAGGGGTCTAATTTATATGTGAGGATGAGACCTGTTTTTAAGTTAAGCTAAgtgataaaataaacaaaaaaaaatctcgaattAAAATACTTTCAGTTTCGAATCGACTTCGTTTCGGAATATGTGTGACAATTAATTCGTAAACTGtgtcaatgaaaatttgtaacaAGGATTCGAGAGAATAAAATATAGATACAGAAAACTGCCTGAGAGGTCTTCAACTAACATATTTgaaacatttgaaataaaaatcgaaaactttgaaataaCGTCAAATAAACTTGCAAAGGTAGCAAAAATGTTAGTCGAAAGttgcttattacacacctagggaaaCCAGAAATTTTGTACTTACAAAAACATGTAATGGGGGGTTCTCGTCACACGTGGTTATCAAACGAGCGAGGCGACGAAAACAACACCGCTTTTCAACATGCTGTATAAATAACCGTTTATGGGTTAGAATACCTAGGGCAGAAATCACACGAGCAATTGctgtggtgaatatcgaaTTACGACGCAGCATAATCgtcgatcccatcaatgcTTTCCGCCTCAATTTTTCTCGATCGTgaacaaattcaaatgaagGAGTTGGAAATTACCAGATTTTTCGATCAATGAGAAGTAACAGGCAAACGTAGCTTAAGAGAAGttttaatggaattaatttAGATGGCAGTGATCGtcatttcagttaaaattcgcTAGTCCCATCTTGACAGAAGATTGTTCATATAGAACTTACGACTTTCGGTTCAGTTCATAATCAAGTTGAATGATTTGACTGACGATTGGCACGATACGCCGAAATGTTGATGCTTCAATAACATGTTCAAGAATACAACTGTTCTAGTTGAGTTCGCATTGAATAACATTCAATTACAAAAGTAATTCCAATATAATTTCTCTCGAGCTATGTTTGCCTGCTATATTtctcattcaacaaaaaatcaagtaaactccttcataaataactattatgcaaCTCAGCTACGGAAAGTAAACTTTCTCATGCCTTATTTTTTCACAACTTGTtgaataaataactatttcctaACTAGTCCTGAAATATCGCGGcttcgtcgcttatttccTATGTCGTTTAGAACCAAcattgttcctaacttatgctaaaaggttttttttagctaATTCTTTTAGCTATAAAATCCTTTTAGCATtggttaggaacaacgttgggagtgatattacaacaatagttattttactaacgcatgctaaaaagCGTTGTTAGCAagtgagaggtttccagctcgaatcgaattctttaaaaaagtCTTTCAGCATAAGtcaggaacaacgtttttcctaaacggaCCTGggaaataagcgacgaagCGATAGTTTAAGACTAGTTAAGAAAAGTCCATTGCATAACTGTGGATAAAACTAAACGGTCTCGTTTTCGTATGTTTGTTGACCTatgcttcgcctcggatcaacaaaatttacacaaaaactctaatttttaaattttcttaactcttgttatgtaaataccTATTTTTGGAGTCagcttccaatttttttcttactgTCATTATTCTTTGATTCGTGGTAATTGAAATCTTTATTAACAAACAATCGAGGGTAATTTgttatttacaaataaaatacttcatttaaatttttggaagGCGAAGGCGTACCAAGGATTGATGCAACGTTTCCTCGTTGAATTGCCACTGATATTCTTTGGAAGAGGTAGCTTGTTgctcttttttctttcgtcaCTTCAGTGATTCTGCTtccaatttgttttaataattGAAGCCTAATTTTTCCGAAAACTCCTGTCGTTTCGGATGCCACTGGTACAAAGATGAATTGATCTCGTAAGTGGGcatatttttcaagttttttgtcCTCTGCTTGTTTTGCGACATAATCTAATTGGCGTGAAGATCTGTTGATATATGATTGGGCAAATGTGTCGGAACATGTATAATCCCAGAGCAGTGACTTTCCTCTGGCCCAAGGCACAAGGCTTAGACCATCGGGTTTCTTGCCATCCGGTGCAGAACAACCAGGTGGTTCACGTGTGCACGGAACTTCGCCCGACTTAAGCCCTCTTTGCATCGAATTGTTTACATATTCTTACTGTCATTATTAGTTAGAACAGCGAAAATACCTGCCTGCTTAAAGAAACACCATTTTGTTCCCGAGCCTCAAAAATGGCAATTTTGTCACAGTAATAACTTTTGCTCAGCAGTAAAGTCTTTCCAGTAAAACTATTACGAGATAGTTCAAGACTGTTTTGTTAATTAAGCTTATAGAATAGGGTACTCACCATCGTTTGAATAAAGCGGGCATTCGAAAAGAGTAGGATGGATTGTTTTGCTTTGCGCAATTTCATTCGCACATAGTCGAGTCCATTGAGCTCCATTTGTAAAAAGTATCGTTGCATTTACCATGATTCGTTCCGATTCTGTTCAATGGACACCATAATTTCCTTGGAAGGTCGAATTCGGATGGATTCTCATTTCTGttgttttctttaatttgtTGAATCTTGCATTACATAGGTATATTAATCTTCCATTCTTCTAATCATTTGCAATGAATGGTGAAGTTATTTGGATTGACTGATTGGAAGTTCAAGGGTGGTGAATGCCTTTTTTTCTGACTCTTGTCGTTTAAAGTCTTGATGGTAGATCAGTATTAATGTCAGCATGAATTCGTATACTTCACAAACTGTTGAGGCCTCTCGTTAAACTTGACTTAGTTAATTGAATCCATTGAATCCAACACCCGCACATATATGAAAAAGTGTatggaattttaagaaaatggaACCGAAGTCTAAAAACCTCTAATTTAGATAATTCGGGATATAGATCCTCATTTGGGTTCCACTCTGCTGCTAAGTGAATTGAAAACGCTCAATGTTTTCGCGTTACGTTtcaacaaaactttattttcacCACAAACATCAGTCATCTTTTCAGTCGTAGAAAAAACGCATGCTTCGACTGCTTCGAATCTTTGGGCAGATACTTTTCGTAGAAGTCTAAAATCACCTCTTCGATCTTAAAACCAAACTTCTGATACAAACAAATGGCCGGATTCGATGCGGACACATGCAGCGTAATGTCTTTTCCCATACACGTTTGTGTGAGATGATACAGCATGAACGTAGCCACACCAGCTCGTTGCCATCCGGGTCGAACGGCCATAAATGAAACGTAGGCTGCACAGTGACCAACATCCGGAACAAGGAACGCGCAACCGATTACCAGTTTTTTGTACAGTGcaacaattgaaaaatcgGGATAGCTTAGGCATTCGGACACTatgagaaaaaggaaaaatggaGTCACTGACGGAACGTACAACCATTAATTAAACGGACTCACTGTCAATCCCCGGccagaaattattttgcagtAAGCTGTTCACAGCGGCAATGTGGTGTGGTCTCACGTAACAGTAGTCTATGGAAGCTCGTGATGGCAGCACACCGTTGACAGCGTATTGAAGTTCACACATCAGCTAAGAGAcagagaaatttcattttcagtaTCCGACTTCAAATGTTAACAGTTCACGCTTACCTTCACCCACATCGGCATTGATTTCGAATTCCGATAGATGAACGGGTGCAGTACTCTGCCAGTGTGTGGTGATTCAAACATTTCATGTTCCATGGACCCGGCCAATGTCGAGTAAAACGTTTTCTTCCGACCCGATGTTCCAACCAACAAGTGATAGCGATCCAAAATTTGCCCACTGCCGTTCGTTCCTCTACCGGTGGTCAAATGGTCAATATCGAAAATGGGTTGTATCAGGCCTCGTTTCAGTTCGCGAACGCACAATTTACGATAGAATTGGTTCACCCATGGCGGTACTGTCATTATATCGCTCTCTATCACATTTCTCAATTTGCCCAGCATTTCGTTTTCTTCGTACTCTGACATCGGAACAATGTCTTCGTCTTGATCGACACAATCCGCTGTAGTCGTTCCATCAACTTCCCACGGTAATCTACGTCTAACCGATTGCGTGAAGAGACTCTTTTCGCAAACGTACTTCCTTGAATAGTCGTCTATGTCCTCGTCGGTATCGgtatcgatctcattttttatattttcggcTGCATAGCCGAATTCTACATCGTTCTCACCGGCCTCCTGAAAATTGGTTACTTGCACAATGCGTGGTTTGTGCTCTGAATTGTCGTCGGTATCGTTTTCCTCGTGCGGAAATTCCACGTTCATAAAATCATCTGGCCAGTCATTCACCGCTAATGGTACACTAACCACCGAACTGTCGTCAAGATTCAGATCAGGAAAGTCGATTGTTTGGTCGCTGTCCGACTAGATGTGAGAGAGTTGGTTAAAGCCAAAGCAtcgaaaaatggaaattgctCGTAACTTACGCTCAAAAAGTCGACAATGAGTCTGCTGGACTTTTCGGATGATGTGGGTTTGTTCCAAGGATGTCGTCCCATGAATGgtctaaagaaaattttccaatttaatcGACGTGAAGTCAACCACATTTGACAATTGGACTTACAAAGATCTGCTGAATACTTCTTCTTCGTCGAGCCGGCGTCGTTTTGGTTCTTGAGTCGATCCAACCGAAGCCGCATCTGCTGATGTAGACGGTACAATACGAGGCACGACTTCGAtactttttttctctgtgcGAAGTTGCTGGTCTGTGAAAAATGCGATTGCAATGTTTAGAATCGAAACCGAACCCTTTGAACCATCAGTGACATACAAAGTTCCATATATCGCTTAGGGCTTTGATTGTACGTCAATTTCCACCATCCCGAGTCTTGAAATGTTTCCAACCCAGACGTGAATAGAATCGGTGTATTGTGTGACAGTGCACCGGATATTGTTCCCGTCCATTTCTTTTTTCGCTTTCTGAAACAAATTCGAACGAAATCCGTTAATTCAAATCAATTGTCGCGAAGACAGGGCCTTACGCTGCTCCCATTAATGCCGTCCAATTCTTTTCAATGAAGCACGCTATGTGAATCCGCCAATGAAAGAATCCCTGTCGTCCTAGACCTTTCGACCGGATTGACAGATTATGAATGGCCAGTACGATCAAGATAGCCCTGACGAAAAGTGGATATTTAGTTACCAAATGATGAATGCAACATATCAATGTCTTACCATGGCAGAGCAATTCTTTCGAAACTTTCATTTCCATCGGGGGAGCAATCGGAACACACAAACTCGAAGAAAACATCACCCAACAGATCTCCTGGCGTAGAATTGTTCAAACAGTTGATGTGAATATATAACTTACAAATGTTACAATTTAAGTAATCGTCGTTGTCAATCACTTTGTGACAGTAATTGCATTCCTTCTGATTATCCATTTTctataaattgcattttttgcaagctgtgtcaaaatattgttacACTGCTGATTAAACATAAACAATAACACAATGCGTTTGATTTACATACACGTACATTTTGACAGAAGTGAGAAATCACCTAAACCACCATCACGTGCGACGatatttttatcgataaagTACGCATTGCTGTGTTGGTGCAAGAAATTTTTGGTATGGTAGAACCATTTGAAGTGGAAATGTTGAAGTTATGCGCGCGTTTTGCTTAAAATACACAGTCGCGTACGTTCGGCCTTTTGCCAGTGAAAATTCGTGtgtacagttacttggaacaaacccgCACTTCACCACCCTTGCTATCTGTTGTAATTTAAGCAAAGCAGTTAAAATACGGACAGTagtttgaacaattttttttgttcggggATGAATGTCAAAATCGAGGTCAAAAtggacgaatttttttttgttaaatgctTGACGATGCCCTCGAACCTCTATCAATTACCATCTCCGTTCGCACTGTATACAGACAGAATGAAACATAGTTCGGAAAAGTCCTTTTgagcaaagtatataaacactgaaggtaacgcaaatcgAATATAGTTTGTATAATGTTGGACACAAGTCAAATTTACTTTGTTATGTTGCAACACATGCCATAACTCAATACTATACAACACActtccaacaacattatcgCGCCAAGCGTCACGGATtcaacataacaaatcttatattcacccggaACTTGGGGTTGAGTATTGAgatgcaacctaacaaagtgaattttgcTCCATTTTACTTGTGTCCAAcgttatgaaaattattttcacccgaaagtagggATCCGCTTGTTTTTGCGGATCTGcgctaccttcagtgtttatatactttgtatTTACCTTGCTTTTGAGTGTCTCTAGGTACTAGTCATGATTGACACTTCGTTACCATCATTTCAAGAACTGATCGTTAAAAGTTCGCAGCCTAATATGCAATACACAACTCAGGTAACACTTAAATCATATCAAAATACCCTAAAAGTCAAAATATACAAAGTTCAGTCGAAACGCGTTACAAAATCCGAGTCCTAGTacaaataaacattaaaatacgATGATGGCTCAGAAAGTGCCAATAAAATTAACGTTCACTCGGACAGTGCTACCACTTAAAGTAGATTCGCACAAGACTGGGGTTCTCCCTACAAAAAACAAAGTCGAAATCGACGACGcatacaaagatttttttgctgCACTTTTTAAAATCAAGGATCGGGATGTGCACCAGAGAGTTTTGCAAGCGGTTAATGGACAAAATCTAACATGTGCCAACTGtgccaataaaattgaatcaaacGAATCGTCCGCGCCCAATAAATCCAAAAATCCAACGTCATCGTTCAGTTTTGCGACACAAACTCTTGCCAGAgatttcgaatttttggaaaaaatcaaCAGTTCTGCGAAACGAGCAGCCACAATGAAGAGCACCAATGAGTGCCATTTATTTAACAAGATACAATTGGGACGCGCCAGACGCAAGGTTGGGCCATATGCGAAGAAAACGGACAACGAATTGGATAAATCTATTTTACCCAGAAAAAAGGCCAATCATCTGCGATACACCTACTATGAACCCAACAGTCTTTTGGTGAGTTTGATGTCGTTAGAAATATGCATGCGATTAGTAGTTGACGTAGAGATTGAATTTGAGAGGCAAATTTAATCATAATCATTTTAAGTCTGCAATGTCATGAGTTTGGAACGCTCTAAAAAAGAGCTAAGTTGCCAGCACTGCACGGGATATAGCATGCAGTACTGACAACGTAACATTACTCTGTTATAagcacaacattttatttctatatTTGACATTGCGCGCAATATAATTTGTACTACAGTAAGTGCTCGCATTTCGATGAAAACTGGcctgattttatttataacatTGGAAGTGTAAGTGTGTAAGCTCTGTGAGCATTAAGTATTTGTCTGAAAATCATATTCAGTGCTACAGGTGGGGAATTTTAAGATCCAACAATTCGAAAACATTGCATGCTTATTCGTTCCACACTACATCCTTCAGTTTTCGTTCCAGTATTTTTTCGATTGCTGAATCGTTTCCTTTTCCCTGCCACTTGTAGTGAATTCAATGAACAGTTCCCATTATTTCCGAAATTCTTTATCCGATTCCTACAACTTGAGAGATTGAGACGTAGAGTCTGTGTTTTCTC
This window of the Bradysia coprophila strain Holo2 unplaced genomic scaffold, BU_Bcop_v1 contig_583, whole genome shotgun sequence genome carries:
- the LOC119083254 gene encoding cysteine-rich protein 2-binding protein, which produces MDNQKECNYCHKVIDNDDYLNCNICKLYIHINCLNNSTPGDLLGDVFFEFVCSDCSPDGNESFERIALPWAILIVLAIHNLSIRSKGLGRQGFFHWRIHIACFIEKNWTALMGAAKRKKKWTGTISGALSHNTPILFTSGLETFQDSGWWKLTYNQSPKRYMELYQQLRTEKKSIEVVPRIVPSTSADAASVGSTQEPKRRRLDEEEVFSRSLPFMGRHPWNKPTSSEKSSRLIVDFLSSDSDQTIDFPDLNLDDSSVVSVPLAVNDWPDDFMNVEFPHEENDTDDNSEHKPRIVQVTNFQEAGENDVEFGYAAENIKNEIDTDTDEDIDDYSRKYVCEKSLFTQSVRRRLPWEVDGTTTADCVDQDEDIVPMSEYEENEMLGKLRNVIESDIMTVPPWVNQFYRKLCVRELKRGLIQPIFDIDHLTTGRGTNGSGQILDRYHLLVGTSGRKKTFYSTLAGSMEHEMFESPHTGRVLHPFIYRNSKSMPMWVKLMCELQYAVNGVLPSRASIDYCYVRPHHIAAVNSLLQNNFWPGIDMSECLSYPDFSIVALYKKLVIGCAFLVPDVGHCAAYVSFMAVRPGWQRAGVATFMLYHLTQTCMGKDITLHVSASNPAICLYQKFGFKIEEVILDFYEKYLPKDSKQSKHAFFLRLKR